In a genomic window of Spirosoma agri:
- a CDS encoding complex I subunit 1/NuoH family protein produces MLALPIFLAVASGFVVVGVYTERKVSAFMQDRLGPMETGKWGLLQLFADLLKLLQKEDIVPTAADRRLFLLAPAVIFASVFAGFAVLPLTPDLQGSGAAVGVFYLMAIVSFDVVGILMAGWGSNNKYSLFGAMRAVAQIISYEIPLGLTILCVVMICQTLNLQEISFQQGLFAVEPNYLFGLKALGVDVTGWGGIFAWNIFRNPFLLIAYVIFFICTLAESNRAPFDLPEGESEIVGGFHTEYSGMRFALLYLSEYAMMLLVSFLGAVLFLGSWNTPLPNIGPVRLADWTSGAPGTIWGNVTGVFWLLSKVFLAVLVQMWVRWTFPRIRVDQMMFLCWKVLTPIGLILLLISGIWRLLMI; encoded by the coding sequence ATGCTTGCTCTTCCTATTTTTCTTGCCGTTGCCTCCGGCTTTGTCGTTGTCGGTGTCTACACTGAACGGAAGGTATCCGCGTTCATGCAGGATCGGCTCGGTCCGATGGAAACGGGGAAATGGGGGCTGCTCCAGTTGTTCGCTGATCTGCTGAAACTGCTTCAGAAAGAAGACATTGTACCGACAGCCGCTGACCGGCGACTATTTCTACTTGCTCCGGCGGTCATTTTCGCATCGGTCTTTGCGGGCTTTGCCGTGCTACCCCTCACGCCCGATTTGCAGGGGTCGGGTGCAGCCGTTGGCGTATTTTACCTGATGGCAATCGTTTCCTTCGATGTGGTCGGGATTCTGATGGCCGGTTGGGGATCGAACAACAAATATTCGCTTTTTGGGGCTATGCGGGCGGTGGCTCAGATCATTTCCTACGAGATTCCGCTGGGTCTGACAATCCTTTGCGTGGTGATGATTTGCCAGACACTGAACCTACAGGAAATCAGTTTTCAGCAGGGATTATTCGCGGTCGAACCAAATTACCTGTTTGGCCTGAAGGCGCTGGGCGTCGACGTGACGGGGTGGGGGGGTATTTTCGCCTGGAATATCTTCCGCAATCCGTTTCTGCTGATCGCCTACGTTATCTTTTTTATCTGCACGCTGGCGGAGTCCAATCGCGCTCCGTTCGACCTGCCCGAAGGCGAATCGGAAATCGTGGGGGGCTTCCATACCGAATATTCGGGAATGCGGTTTGCGTTGCTCTACTTGTCGGAGTATGCTATGATGTTGCTGGTGTCGTTTCTGGGCGCGGTGCTGTTTCTGGGAAGCTGGAATACACCCCTGCCCAATATCGGCCCGGTTCGTCTGGCCGACTGGACCAGTGGCGCACCCGGCACGATCTGGGGCAACGTGACGGGCGTTTTCTGGCTGCTTTCCAAAGTGTTTCTGGCCGTGCTGGTACAGATGTGGGTACGCTGGACCTTCCCGCGTATCCGCGTCGATCAGATGATGTTTCTGTGCTGGAAAGTCCTGACGCCCATCGGTCTAATCCTACTTTTGATCTCCGGCATCTGGCGATTGCTGATGATATAG
- a CDS encoding phosphatase PAP2-related protein yields MSLFSPNPTGDLTWQTAWQSSVFRRKLIIGLVCTFALLLTFPSFFQTIERHTGPVLHDWVLNQLPPQDVSLWIFLIIWATALLLLIRARYSPAVFMMYVYGYIFISLSRMLSINLFPLDPPVGLIPLVDPLSNAFYGKTYITKDLFYSGHTSSIFLMFLCLRRRWDRIIAFVGSLIVGFLLLVQHVHYTIDVIGAFVFSYPLYVLAKRVALGGWNKVDNPVDQKASPN; encoded by the coding sequence ATGTCTCTATTTTCACCCAATCCGACTGGCGATCTGACGTGGCAGACGGCCTGGCAATCATCAGTATTTCGTCGAAAACTTATCATTGGACTGGTCTGTACCTTTGCGCTACTATTGACCTTTCCTTCCTTTTTTCAGACAATCGAGCGGCATACGGGCCCCGTTCTGCACGACTGGGTACTGAATCAGCTCCCCCCGCAGGATGTGTCGCTCTGGATTTTTCTGATCATCTGGGCTACGGCATTGCTCCTGCTCATCCGGGCCCGGTATAGCCCGGCGGTGTTCATGATGTACGTGTATGGCTACATCTTCATCAGTCTGTCGCGGATGCTGAGCATCAACCTGTTTCCACTCGATCCGCCCGTTGGTTTAATTCCGCTTGTTGACCCGCTCAGCAATGCCTTTTACGGAAAGACGTACATCACCAAAGACCTGTTCTATTCCGGCCACACATCGTCGATTTTTCTGATGTTCTTGTGCCTGCGTCGTCGGTGGGATCGTATAATCGCCTTCGTTGGATCGCTGATCGTCGGCTTTTTGTTGCTCGTTCAGCATGTGCACTACACGATCGACGTGATCGGCGCCTTTGTGTTCAGCTATCCGCTCTACGTGTTGGCGAAACGGGTGGCACTGGGCGGCTGGAACAAGGTTGACAATCCCGTCGATCAGAAGGCTTCACCCAACTGA